The sequence GCCGATATTCGGCTCACGCGGCGGATAACGGTCCTCCATCGCGCGGCCGACCATGCCCTTGATGATCCGGTCTTCGCTGATGTCTTCCTTGTGACAGTCGAGCGTTTCCACCGTCCCGCCATCGCGCAGAATGGTGATCTGGTCCGCAACCTTTTTGATCTCGTTCAGCTTGTGCGAAATGATGATCGAGGTCATGCCCTGCTTGCGAAACTCCATCAGCAGCTTCAGCAGCGCGTCGGAATCGTTTTCGTTGAGCGAAGCGGTCGGTTCGTCGAGAATCAGCAGCCGCACTTTCTTCGAAAGCGCCTTGGCGATCTCCACCAGTTGCTGCTTGCCAACGCCGATGTCGGTGATGAGCGTTGACGGGGATTCGCTCAAGCCCACCTTTTTCAAGAGTTCCTGCGTCCGGGCGAAGGTCTGCGGCCAGTGGATCACACCCTTGCTGGCAATCTCGTTGCCGAGAAAGATGTTTTCGGCGATCGAGAGCAGGGGAACGAGTGCCAGCTCCTGATGGATGATGATGATGCCGAGATCTTCGCTATCCGAGATCGCGCTGAAGCTTCGAAGCTCGCTGTCGTAAAAGATCTCGCCCTCATAGGTGCCGGCGGGATAGACACCGCTCAGCACCTTCATCAGCGTTGACTTGCCGGCGCCGTTTTCGCCGACGAGAGCGTGGATTTCACCTTCGCGGACCTTGAACGAGACGTTGTCCAGCGCCTTGACGCCCGGGAACGTCTTGGTGATGCTCCGCATTTCAAGAATGATATTGTTCATATTCAGCCATTCCAGTGCAGTCTGCGAGAGACTGCAGGCTCCCTTCCTACTGCATGGTTCCTTAAATCGGCACCGACTTAAGATAAAACCACGCAGCAGTTGAAAGTGCTACAGCGATCTTTGGGCGTCGGAAGGACGCGCGATGCCGTAGATAAAAGGGTCCGCAACAGATTGCGGACCCGCCGGGTTCGACCGGATCAATTGTCGATCTGATCTTCCGTGTAGTAACCGGAGCCGACCAGAACTTCCTTCGCGTTGGTCTTGTCGACAGAAACCGGCTTCAGGAGGTAGGACGGAACGACCTTGACGCCGTTTTCATAGGTCTTGGTGTCGTTCACTTCCGGCTCTTTGCCCTCCATGATCGCGTTGACCATGCCGACCGTAACCTTGGCGAGTTCGCGCGTATCCTTGAAGACCGTCGAGTACTGTTCGCCGGCAAGGATCGACTTGACCGACGGCAGTTCCGCGTCCTGACCGGTGACGATCGGCATCGGCATGTCGCCGGAGCCGTAGCCAACACCCTTCAGAGCCGAAATGATGCCGATCGAGAGGCCATCATACGGCGAGAGAACGCCATCGACTTTGGCGTCGGTGTAGGTGGAGGACAGCAGGTTTTCCATGCGGGCCTGGGCAACAGCACCGTCCCAGCGCAGCGTTCCAACCTGGTCCATGCCGACCTGACCGGATTTCACGACGATCTTGCCGCTGTCGATCAGCGGCTGAAGAACCGACATGGCGCCGTCATAGAAGAAGAAAGCGTTGTTGTCGTCCGGCGAACCGCCGAAAAGTTCGATGTTCTTCGGCTCGGTGGCGCTGTCGAGCTTCAGGCCTTCGACGAGCGACGTCGCCTGCAGCACGCCGACCTGGAAGTTATCGAAGGTCGCGTAATAATCGACATTGCCCGAGTCGCGGATCAGGCGGTCGTAGGCGATGACCTTGACGCCGGCGTCAGCCGCTTTCTGCAGGATGTCGGAGAGCGTCGTGCCGTCGATGGCGCCGATCACGAGAACCTTCGCACCCTTGGTCACCATGTTCTCGATCTGCGCGAGCTGGTTCGGAATATCGTCGTCGGCGAACTGCAGGTCCGGCGTGTAGCCAGCTTCCTTGAACAGCTTCTCCATGGTCTCGCCGTCGGAAATCCAGCGGGTCGACGTCTTCGTCGGCATGGAAATGCCGACCGTGCCTTTGTCCTGTGCGAAGACGGGCGCAGCAAAGGACGCGACGGAAATCGCCGCGGCTGCGAGAAGCGAAGTAATCAATTTCATCAGATCTCTCCCAAAGATTTTGAAGCCGGCAGGCCCCGAACTATGCGCAGCGATCCACCGGTCCGGAGATATCATCCCCGACGGTGGTTCAAGGTGAAGGAAGCCCTCCCGGCCTTACATACTCCCGCATGCGCTGGCGCACAGGGTGGGAAACTGGAATCAATTGCCATAACTGTCAAATACAATATCGCTTTGCATGTATATCAAAATTGGTATACCGCACCAAAAGAGTGTGATTTTTGAATTCCTTGAATAACAGGACCGGGAAAATGAACCTGGACAGCAAGCCGAGCGCAGCCGTGCTAACCGTCGAACCGCTCGACACCGGCCTATTCCGGTCCGGCTTAAAGATCAATCACCTGCGGCTCATCCTGGCGATCGACGACCATCGTCGCATCAGCGCCGCTGCCGATTCGCTTGGCATTTCGCAGCCGGCGGCCTCGCGCATGCTCGCCGAGATCGAGGCCATCACAAAGGCGCCGATCTGCGCCCGCGTGGCGCGCGGGGTCGAATTGACCCGCTACGGCGAAGCACTCGCGCGGCGGGCACGCACGATCTTTCTCGAACTGCGCGAGGCCGAGCGCGAGATCAGCGAATTGAAGACGGGTAGCGGCGGCTCGGTATCGATCGGCTCCGTCACCGGCCCCGCCCTCGCGCTCGCTGTGCCCGCCATCCGTCAAGTTTCCACCGCCTATCCCGGCATCGAGATCAACGTGCAGATCGACAACAGCAACGTGCTGACCCGCGAACTCCTGGCTGCGCGCCACGATTTCATCGTCGGCCGCATCCCCGACGACCTCAATCCGCGTCTCTTCAATCTGGTCGAGATCGGCTTCGAGGAGGTCTGCCTGATCGTCCGAGAAGGCCATCCCCTGCTGGAAAAGGCATTCGCCGATGCCGACGACCTGCCGGGCTATGACTGGGTCTTTCAGCCGTCGGGGACCCTGCTGCGCCGCGCGGTTGAGGACAGCTTCCTCTCGGCCGGTGTCCGGCTGCCGGGAACTGTGATCAACACCTCTTCGATTATCCTGACGCTGTCGATCGTTAGAAACACCAATGCCATCGCGCCCGTCGCGCTCGACGTCGCCAATCTCGTGGCCGGCAACGGCACGCAAGTCGGCGAAATTCGTGTGCTGCAGACGAAATTTCCCATCCGAATCAAACCCTATGGATTGATCACCGCCGAGGGCCGTGCCCTGCCCCCGAGCGCGAAGTTGCTCTACGACCTCATCCTGAAACAGAGCCGGGCGTGATTAGGCTCGCACAATCTTCATCAGGCAGGCTCGGTGACGGCCTTCGCCTTCTCGCTACTGCATGTTTCCTTAAATCGGAGCCGATTTAAGGACAAAAACATGCAGCAACTCAAAGTGTTACAGCGACCTTTGTGCGTCTGAAAAGACGCACGACGCTGTAGCGCGTCGGTTCTCGCGCAGCTCTTCGGAGACTTCATGTTCGGCATGTCGGTATTCCAGTCGGTGCTTGAGCGGCTTAATGCCGAGCGGGACATCGAGGAATTGGACGATCACAGCGGATCGCGCCTTGCCGGGGTAAACCTTGCGGCGGGATTCGTTGCCTCTACGTCGCCGGAAGCGACTGCGGCGTTCGGCACGGTGGACCGTGCCTATCGTGAACTGGCATCGGTCGACAGAGCCGCACCGCTCGCAATGCCCGATTATTTAAGGCGCACGAGCCTCGCCGAGGTCGCGGGCGAACTGGCGCTCAGTGGCCAGGAAAACTCGCTGACACTGGCTGCCAAACGCAGGCGCTTTGCCGCCGCTAACCATCCCGACAGGCTGCCGGCGGAATTCCGGGCCAATGCCACCGTCCGGATGAAGCTCGCCAACATGCTCATTGACGAAGCGGCGCGACGCCTCCCGCGCGACGGCAGGTCGAAATAGCGTTCATTTCGGTCCGTCAGCGGGATCCGTCTTGTCGTCGCCCGATTGCTTGGGTTTGTAGAAGATTAATAGAGCGCACGCGGTATAG is a genomic window of Sinorhizobium numidicum containing:
- the mmsA gene encoding multiple monosaccharide ABC transporter ATP-binding protein, coding for MNNIILEMRSITKTFPGVKALDNVSFKVREGEIHALVGENGAGKSTLMKVLSGVYPAGTYEGEIFYDSELRSFSAISDSEDLGIIIIHQELALVPLLSIAENIFLGNEIASKGVIHWPQTFARTQELLKKVGLSESPSTLITDIGVGKQQLVEIAKALSKKVRLLILDEPTASLNENDSDALLKLLMEFRKQGMTSIIISHKLNEIKKVADQITILRDGGTVETLDCHKEDISEDRIIKGMVGRAMEDRYPPREPNIGETLLEVKNWNVFHQYHRDRQFLHNVSFNVRAGEVVGIAGLMGAGRTETAMSIFGKSWGHKITGEVTMRGKPVDVSTIPRAIKAGLAYVTEDRKQLGLVLINNIKQNTTLANLSAVASNGIIDDRKETKVASEYRSKLRIRSHSIYQETVNLSGGNQQKVVLSKWLFTTPEVLILDEPTRGIDVGAKYEIYTIINQLAAEGKGILMISSEMPELLGTCDRIYVMNEGRIVAELSKAEASQESIMRAIMRSGEKH
- the chvE gene encoding multiple monosaccharide ABC transporter substrate-binding protein; translated protein: MKLITSLLAAAAISVASFAAPVFAQDKGTVGISMPTKTSTRWISDGETMEKLFKEAGYTPDLQFADDDIPNQLAQIENMVTKGAKVLVIGAIDGTTLSDILQKAADAGVKVIAYDRLIRDSGNVDYYATFDNFQVGVLQATSLVEGLKLDSATEPKNIELFGGSPDDNNAFFFYDGAMSVLQPLIDSGKIVVKSGQVGMDQVGTLRWDGAVAQARMENLLSSTYTDAKVDGVLSPYDGLSIGIISALKGVGYGSGDMPMPIVTGQDAELPSVKSILAGEQYSTVFKDTRELAKVTVGMVNAIMEGKEPEVNDTKTYENGVKVVPSYLLKPVSVDKTNAKEVLVGSGYYTEDQIDN
- a CDS encoding LysR family transcriptional regulator is translated as MNLDSKPSAAVLTVEPLDTGLFRSGLKINHLRLILAIDDHRRISAAADSLGISQPAASRMLAEIEAITKAPICARVARGVELTRYGEALARRARTIFLELREAEREISELKTGSGGSVSIGSVTGPALALAVPAIRQVSTAYPGIEINVQIDNSNVLTRELLAARHDFIVGRIPDDLNPRLFNLVEIGFEEVCLIVREGHPLLEKAFADADDLPGYDWVFQPSGTLLRRAVEDSFLSAGVRLPGTVINTSSIILTLSIVRNTNAIAPVALDVANLVAGNGTQVGEIRVLQTKFPIRIKPYGLITAEGRALPPSAKLLYDLILKQSRA